A genome region from Ficedula albicollis isolate OC2 chromosome 23, FicAlb1.5, whole genome shotgun sequence includes the following:
- the ZC3H12A gene encoding bifunctional endoribonuclease and deubiquitinase ZC3H12A: MSGTESPERPGDGPELQLKVDFFRKLGYSSEEIRVVLQKLGLGADTNTVLGELVKHGPAERDGPETPPEPGEAPLVPRGGAANKPPAPGPEETESDNLKPIVIDGSNVAMSHGNKEVFSCRGILLAVQWFWDRGHKDITVFVPSWRKEQPRPDVLITDQHILRELEKKKILVFTPSRRVGGKRVVCYDDRFIVKLAHESDGVVVSNDTYRDLQSERPEWKKFIEERLLMYSFVNDKFMPPDDPLGRHGPSLDNFLRKKPVVPEHKKQQCPYGKKCTYGIKCKFYHPERINQPQRSLADELRANARLSPTRSSCAKEEKKGKRGSQAELLCSVPTESDKSSLQKVSAERKSLAHKAKPGDVVLQAKGCVSGSVSPDRYQQPPMDSLSYISQERLDSGIGSLENQLSDMWPHRCASHCDHPHAEQVAVCTCGRQRPVYPHSPSLEQNGLVSYKHASHKSSSSGASFLQYSPEMSRSGAPHSFSGYGVPVHTGPAGQYSLPGEFSAALPSSREFWSEPYPLPQVRSPCVPSPHTVQRAPGPACGDSGPWAGSEQFAEERASVHVKLCGIFHPHLVDAVMSRFPRLLDPQRLAAEILTYKAQNPGM; the protein is encoded by the exons aTGAGCGGCACCGAGAGCCCCGAGCGGCCCGGCGACGGCCCCGAGCTGCAGCTCAAGGTGGATTTTTTCCGCAAGCTCGGCTACTCCTCGGAGGAGATCCGCGTGGTGCTGCAGAAGCTGGGCCTGGGCGCCGACACCAACAcggtgctgggggagctggtgAAGCACGGCCCGGCCGAGCGGGACGGACCCGAGACCCCGCCCGAGCCCGGCGAGGCCCCGCTGGTCCCTCGGGGCGGCGCCGCCAACAAACCCCCCGCGCCCGGCCCCGAGGAGACGGAGAGCGACAACCTGAAGCCCATCGTCATCGATGGCAGCAACGTGGCCATGAG CCATGGAAATAAAGAAGTGTTCTCCTGCCGAGGTATCCTTCTGGCTGTCCAGTGgttctgggacaggggacacaagGATATTACAGTCTTTGTGCCATCatggaggaaggagcagccccGACCAGATGTGCTCATAACAG ACCAGCACATCCTGCGGGAGCTGGAGAAGAAGAAGATCCTGGTGTTCACGCCGTCGCGGCGCGTGGGCGGCAAGCGCGTGGTGTGCTACGACGACCGCTTCATCGTGAAGCTGGCGCACGAGTCCGACGGCGTGGTGGTGTCCAACGACACCTACCGCGACCTGCAGAGCGAGCGGCCCGAGTGGAAGAAGTTCATCGAGGAGCGCCTGCTGATGTATTCCTTTGTTAATGACAA gtTTATGCCTCCAGATGATCCCTTAGGGCGTCACGGCCCCAGCCTGGACAACTTCCTCAGGAAGAAACCTGTAGTTCCAGAACACAAGAAACAGCAGTGTCCTTATG ggaaaaaatgcacTTATGGAATTAAGTGTAAGTTCTACCATCCTGAAAGGATCAACCAGCCCCAGCGCTCATTAGCTGATGAGCTCCGTGCCAATGCAAGGCTGTCTCCAaccagaagcagctgtgccaaggaggagaaaaaggggaaacGGGGTTCCCAGGCAGAGCTCTTGTGCTCTGTGCCCACAGAGAGTGACAAAAGCTCTTTACAGAAGGtctctgcagagaggaagagCTTGGCCCACAAAGCCAAGCCCGGTGACGTTGTGCTTCAGGCCAAAGGCTGTGTGTCAGGCAGTGTTTCCCCTGACAGGTACCAGCAGCCTCCCATGGACTCTCTGTCTTACATCTCTCAGGAGCGTCTCGACTCGGGCATCGGCTCTCTGGAGAACCAGCTGTCTGACATGTGGCCTCACAGATGTGCCAGTCACTGTGACCATCCCCATGCAGAGCAGGTGGCTGTCTGCACCTGTGGTAGGCAGAGACCTGTCTACCCACATTCCCCCAGCTTGGAGCAGAACGGTCTGGTCTCTTACAAGCACGCATCCCATAAATCCTCTTCCTCTGGTGCTAGCTTCTTGCAGTACAGCCCCGAGATGTCTCGCTCAGGAGCACCCCACTCTTTCTCAGGCTATGGGGTGCCTGTGCACACAGGTCCTGCAGGGCAGTACAGCCTGCCTGGTGAGttcagtgctgccctgcccagctcgAGGGAGTTCTGGTCAGAGCCCTACCCGCTGCCACAGGTGAGATCCCCGTGTGTGCCCAGCCCCCACACGGTGCAGAGAGCCCCAGGCCCAGCCTGTGGGGACTCAGggccctgggctggctcagaGCAGTTTGCTGAGGAGAGGGCCAGCGTGCATGTCAAGCTCTGTGGCATCTTCCACCCACACCTGGTGGATGCTGTGATGAGCCGCTTCCCCCGGCTGCTGGACCCCCAGCGGCTGGCAGCAGAGATCCTCACCTACAAGGCCCAGAACCCGGGGATGTGA